The Myxococcota bacterium genome includes the window CGCCGCGCACGCGTACCGCGATGTCGACCTCACCCAACGAAGGCGGATCGAGTCGCACCCGCGCGGTGCCACCGCCCTGTTGGGCAAGCCACTCGATACGCTGGGGCAGGACCTGCTCCACGGCAGCGGGGGCAGGCGTCGGCGCAGCGGGCGCCGGGCCTGCCAAGGTGCCGACGTCCACCGCTGGCGGGGCCACCGGAGTGCGCGCACTCTCGAGGCCGCTCGGCACGGGGAGCGCCGGTTCGGCGGCCGGCGTTTGCGCCTCGGCCAACGCTCGGCCCGAGGCTTGCTCCGATGCCGCGTTGCGGGCCGTCACGAACTGGGCGAGCGGGGAGGGCTCGTTGCGCGGAGTCGGGTCGACTGCGCGTTCCGCCACACTCTCGCGGCCGCGTTCGAGACCGAAGAACCGGTCGGGGAGGGCGGGCTCGGGAACGCTCTCGGCCGCGTCGCGCGGGGGTGCTGCGGTCGCAGCGGCAATCGGATCGGCGACCACCGCCAGTCGCGGTTCGTTACCGGCGGCCTGCGGGAGGCGATTCTCGGCCGGGGCGTTCGCCCGCGCCGGGCCGCGCGTGAGCGCGCGCTCGACGTAGCCGGCGGTGACCGGCAGCGGTGTCCGCGAGATCTCCGCCGGCAGAGCCGCCAAGGTCGCTGTCTCGGCGTTCGTCTCCGGAGTGGCGTTCTCCGCGAGCTCTTCCGAAGCCCCGTCTTCCTCGAGCGGGGCGGCGGCCGCGGCGAAGAGCTGGGCCAGCAACGGGTCGAACCCCTCGCCCTCCGGCGTCAAGGCTTCGCGTGCAGGGGCTGCGTTCGGCGCGGTCGGCGGCGCCTCCAACAGGGCATCGATCTGGATCAAGGCTTCTCTCCCATGGCGGCCGGACCGCCGAGCGGGTGCGCCACGTTGCGGCTCATGGCCAGGGCGCGTTCCTGCGACATCAACGGCAACAGGGCCGCGGATTCCTTGTGCTTCATCTTCGCGATGATGCGGGTAGCGAGGTCGAGCTCGAGCTCTTCGAGGAGCGGCGCGGCACGGCGCGCATCCATGGTCCCGTAGATCTTCGCGAGGCGGGCGATCGACTTGTCGCCGTTCGCCTGCTCCCAATCCGAGATGCGTTTCTCGATCGCGCTCGCGAGCTCCTCGAGCTCGGCCAGGCTCGCCATGACCCGCTTCTCGAGGTCGCCGACATGGACTTCGCGATCGTTGAGTTCGCGCTCGCGTCGGTCGAGCTGGGTCTCGCGCTGGCGCAGCTCCTCGACGAGCCGCGTGATGCTGCCGGGATCCGACGACGGAGGCGCTTCGCCTTCTGCGTGTGGCGCGGTCGGCATGGCGACGATCCAGACGGCCAGAGCCCAGCTCGCGAGACGTCGGACACGCTGCCCGACCTCGTCGCGCTGGGCTTCCTCGGCCCGCTCGCGGTCGCGTCGCTCGGTGTCCTGCTCGCGATCGACGATGCGCGCGAGTCCCTCGCGGCTGCGATGGGCGGCTTCCAGCGCCGCGAGTGCCTGCTGGTCTTCCTCATTCGCTTCTCCGAGCGCGCGCTCGGCTTCGCGCATCCGCTCGGCCGCGTGGGCGAGTCCGGCTTGGGCCGTGGCCCAGAACATCGCGTTCGCCCCGTCGCGACTGCGCTCGGTGAAGTCACCCCGCGCCTGTCCGAGGGCACGCGTCGAGGCCGCGAGCTGCTGGGCGGCGGCGTCTCGGCGTCGCTCGGTCTCCGCCCGCATCTGGCGAGCGCGATCGACGTGTCGATCCCGGAGCCGCAACCAGCGCTGGAGTCGCGCGAGGTTCATGCGGCGCTCCCTTCCTGGAGGAGGCTCGCGAGCCCGTTCCAGCTGGCTTCGAGATCGCACGCCTCGGATCGTTCCTGGGCGAGGAACGCGGCCAACGTCGGCTCGAGGCGAATCGCCTCGTCGATCCGCAGGTTCTGACCGGGTTGATGCGCGCCGATCGAGATCAGATCTTCGGCGTCGGCATAGGTCGCGAGCACGGCGCGGGCGCGCGTCGCCAGCGCCAGCGCTTCGGGGGTCGCGACGTCGCTCATCACCCGCGACACGCTGGCCAGCGGGTCGATCGCGGGGTGGCGACCGCGCTCGGCGAGGCGTCGCGACAGCACGAAGTGGCCGTCCAACAGCGAACGGATCGCCTCTGCGATCGGATCGTGCTGTTCATCGCCCTCGAAGAGCACGGTGTAGAGCGCGGTGATGCTGCCGGCGCCCGCGACGGTGCCTGCCCGCTCGACGAGCTTCGGCAGTGCGCTCCACACCGACGGCGGGTAGCCGCGCGTCGCCGGGGGCTCCCCTGCCGCCAGCCCGATCTCTCGCTGGGCGGCCGCGAAGCGGGAGAGCGAGTCCATCAAGAGCAGCACGTGGCGCCCCTCGGCGCGGAGGTCTTCGGCGAGTTGGGTGGCCAGCTGCGCGGCTCGGCGGCGCAGCACGGCGGCATCGTCGCTGGTGGCGACGACCACGATCGAATGGGCCAGGGCTTCGCCCAGGGATTCCTCGACGAAGTCTCGGACCTCGCGGCCCCGCTCGCCGATCAGTGCGACGACGACCGCGTCGGCCTTGGTCGAGCGCGCCATCTGACCCAGGAGCGTCGACTTCCCGACACCCGAGCTCGCGAACAGGCCCATGCGCGCGCCGCGGCCGACCGTGAGCAGGGCGTTGATGGAGCGGATGCCCACGTCGAGGGGTTCGCGGACCCGTTCTCGCAGCAGGGTCGGCGCGCGCGTTGCCAGCGGCGCGGTCTCGGTACGGGTGCGGATTCGCGGTCCCGCGTCGATCGGCACGCCCAGACCATTGATCACGCGCCCGAGTGCGGCGCGAGCATCCGGGACGCCCTCGGCGGGCAGGTCGGTCTCGACGCCGTCACCGGCGCGCACGCCACCGGGCTCGGCGAGCGGCAGGAGCAGGGTTTCGGTGCCTCGGAACCCGACCACTTCGGCATGGAAGGCGGCCGCCTGGGTGGGATGCACCCGCACCAGCGAACCGAGTTCGGCATGCACGCCTTCGGCCGACAGCACGTTCCCGACCAGAGTTCGGACCCGACCCTGGGGCACGGCGACCGGGATCGCCGAGAGCGCGTGTCGACACGCGTGGAGCTGAGACGCGAAGGCGTTCACGCGTCCTCCTCGTCCACGGGCGGGTTGCGGAGCGCCTCACCGATGCGTGCCAGCAGAGGTTCGATCGCGAGCGAAACCTGCTGCTGCTCGGACACGACGCGCGCGTCACCGGCGGCGAGAGAGGCATCGGCGGCGAAGCGGGCGTCCCAGGTCTGCTCAAGGCGATGGAGGGCTTCGGCGTGGCGTTCGCGCAGGTCGCCGAGGGTCTCGGACGCCAGCTCGATCACCGTCTCGCCGCGCTGGGCCAGGCTGTCGAGGGCCTCGTCGAGGAGCGAGAACAGCGCGTCCGGATGGGCACGCAGCTCCTGACGCAGGACGTGCTCGGCGATGGCGATCGAGAGCGAGATCAGTGCCTCACCGATCTCTTTGCGGCCATCGGCGTCGAGACGCTGGACCGCTTCCGCTGCCGCCTCGAAGGCGCGGACCTGTTCCGCCGCGCGCTGCTGCCATTCGGCTTCGACCTCGGCACGGGTCTCGCGGCGCGCCTGCTCGCAAGCGGCAGCGATCCGGTGCGCGATCTCGTCTTCGGCCGAGACCGTTGCGCTCTCCTGCGACACTCCGTCTGCGACGAACTCGCCACCACGGTAGAGGGGCTGTTCCTCAAACGAGGATCTCATCGCCACCTCCGATCTCGATCGACAGCCGTCCCTCGCTCTCGAGGCGGCGCGCGGTCTCGACGATCTGCTCCTGAACCGTTTCGACGTCCGAGAGCTTCATCGGTCCGAGCAGCTCCATCTCTTCCTGGATCTGCTCCGCCGCGCGCGACGACAGGTTCGAGAAGACCTGGTCCTTCATCTCGTCGGAAGACGTCTTCAACGCCACCGCGAGGTCTTCGGTCGCGACCTCGCGGAGGAAGGCCTGGAAGCCGCGTCGGTCGATGTGGATGAGGTCCTCGAAGGTGAGCATCCGCTTTCGAATCGACAGGGCGGTCTCGGCATCCTTGACCTCGACCTCGTCGAGAATCGCGGTGCCGTCTTCCTTCGCGACGCGGTTGAGCATGCTTGCGGTGGAGCTGGCACCGCCCACGCGCGTGGTCGGTACGACCTTTTTCTCGAAGAGGTCGGCGATGCCGAGCTCGAGATGGTGGATCACGTCGTTGCTCACCGGCTCGAGGTTGGCCAGGCGTAGCACGATCTCGGGTCGCAGTTCCTCGGGGAGCGCTTCGATGACCGCTGCACCGCGCTCCGCCGGCATCTGGGAGAGAACGAGTGCGATGGTCTGGACGTGCTCGAATTGGAGCCGCTCGGCGATGAAGCCGGGCTGGTACGAGCGCAGCGTCCAGTCGATGCGCTTCTCGTCGCGTCCGAGGTGTTCGAGGATCTTGTTCGCGCGGTCGTCGCCGAGCGCGTTTTGCACGAGCCACATGGCGCGCTTTCGGCCACCGCGGATCGATTCGGTCTCCGAACGTCCCAGGGTCTCGTGGAACTCCTGGAGGACGAGCTGCTGCACGCGGCTCGGGATCTCGTCCATGCGCGAGACCGCCGCGAGCGCCTTCTCGACGTCGTCGTCGTCGAGCTGGGAAAGGAACTCGCGCACCTGATCCTCGGGGAGCGAAAGGATCACGATCGCAGCCTTCTCGGCGCCAGCTAAGGAGTCGTAGTCCACGGGATCAGCTCTGGTTCAGCCAGTTCTTCAGGGCGCGCGCGCCGTCTTCGGTCGCGGGCGCGACACCGCCGGCCCCGAGAGCGGCGGTCGCGGCGGAGCCGCCGAGGGCCTCTAGATCGCCAGCGCCGCCTTCTTCGAGCCCGGCGGCGGCCACGGGCGCGGCCGCTGCAGGTTCGGGCAGGGCGGCGACCACGGGCTGCACCACCAGGCGCGCGAACAGGAGCAGGGCGACCACCGCGACGAGGCCGCGCAGCAGGGTCACGATCAGTGGCGACCACTGGGGCCAGAAGCTCGGCGCGTCGAGCGGGATCGCCTCGGGCGCGTGGAAGGGAGCGCTGCGCACGGTGATCTGGTCACCGCGGTCGGCGTCGAAACCCACCGCCTGACGGGCGAGCGCTTCGAAGAGGCTCAGATCTTCCGGCGTCCACGGAGCGGCAGACTCCTCGGCCCCTTCGGGCGCGATCGGGTCGGCGACCAGCACGGCGATCGACAGCCGTTCGACGCGCCCCATCGGCACCACGCGTCGGCTGACCGACTTGCTGATCTCGTAGTTGATCGTCTCGGTCTCACGCGACGAGGACACGGCCGGTTCGGGGGGGAAGGCCGCATCCCCGCCCGGCACGTTGGCGGCCACGCCGGGCACACCGCCCGCGGTTCCACTGGCCTCGTCGTTGTTCGTCTCGGTGCTGCGGCGCTCGCTGCGCGCCACCTGGGAATCCGGATCGAAGACTTCCTCGGTGGTCTCCACCTCGGTCCAGTCGAGGTCCGCGCGGACCCGCGCCACGACGCTGTCCGGGCCGGCGGTCTTCTCGAGGATCGTCTCGATGCGATTGGCGAGCTCGGCCTCGACCCGCTCCTGGTAGTTCGAGACGCCCGTGGCGCCGAGGGATCCGGGCATCCCGTCCTCGAGGGGCGCCAGCAGCCGTCCCGATCCATCGACGACCGTGACGTTCGCCGCGTCCAGACTCTCGAGGCCGCTGGCGACGAGATGGACCACGGCCTGTACCTGCTCTGTGGCGAGTTCGTGTCCCGGGCGCAGCCGCACCACCACGCTCGCGCTCGGGGCGCGCTCCTCACGCGACAACACGTTGCGGCGCTCGGG containing:
- a CDS encoding flagellar hook-length control protein FliK — translated: MIQIDALLEAPPTAPNAAPAREALTPEGEGFDPLLAQLFAAAAAPLEEDGASEELAENATPETNAETATLAALPAEISRTPLPVTAGYVERALTRGPARANAPAENRLPQAAGNEPRLAVVADPIAAATAAPPRDAAESVPEPALPDRFFGLERGRESVAERAVDPTPRNEPSPLAQFVTARNAASEQASGRALAEAQTPAAEPALPVPSGLESARTPVAPPAVDVGTLAGPAPAAPTPAPAAVEQVLPQRIEWLAQQGGGTARVRLDPPSLGEVDIAVRVRGDRVDLRIHAEQATAHQLIAESVDRLSDALAQRDLRVEGLELRSSDQPLGRDANASFQDFERSGEQTPARDQRGANRGNGAEQETRGDAPAEPTASDGRGIDLRV
- a CDS encoding FliI/YscN family ATPase — encoded protein: MNAFASQLHACRHALSAIPVAVPQGRVRTLVGNVLSAEGVHAELGSLVRVHPTQAAAFHAEVVGFRGTETLLLPLAEPGGVRAGDGVETDLPAEGVPDARAALGRVINGLGVPIDAGPRIRTRTETAPLATRAPTLLRERVREPLDVGIRSINALLTVGRGARMGLFASSGVGKSTLLGQMARSTKADAVVVALIGERGREVRDFVEESLGEALAHSIVVVATSDDAAVLRRRAAQLATQLAEDLRAEGRHVLLLMDSLSRFAAAQREIGLAAGEPPATRGYPPSVWSALPKLVERAGTVAGAGSITALYTVLFEGDEQHDPIAEAIRSLLDGHFVLSRRLAERGRHPAIDPLASVSRVMSDVATPEALALATRARAVLATYADAEDLISIGAHQPGQNLRIDEAIRLEPTLAAFLAQERSEACDLEASWNGLASLLQEGSAA
- a CDS encoding FliH/SctL family protein, with protein sequence MRSSFEEQPLYRGGEFVADGVSQESATVSAEDEIAHRIAAACEQARRETRAEVEAEWQQRAAEQVRAFEAAAEAVQRLDADGRKEIGEALISLSIAIAEHVLRQELRAHPDALFSLLDEALDSLAQRGETVIELASETLGDLRERHAEALHRLEQTWDARFAADASLAAGDARVVSEQQQVSLAIEPLLARIGEALRNPPVDEEDA
- the fliG gene encoding flagellar motor switch protein FliG codes for the protein MDYDSLAGAEKAAIVILSLPEDQVREFLSQLDDDDVEKALAAVSRMDEIPSRVQQLVLQEFHETLGRSETESIRGGRKRAMWLVQNALGDDRANKILEHLGRDEKRIDWTLRSYQPGFIAERLQFEHVQTIALVLSQMPAERGAAVIEALPEELRPEIVLRLANLEPVSNDVIHHLELGIADLFEKKVVPTTRVGGASSTASMLNRVAKEDGTAILDEVEVKDAETALSIRKRMLTFEDLIHIDRRGFQAFLREVATEDLAVALKTSSDEMKDQVFSNLSSRAAEQIQEEMELLGPMKLSDVETVQEQIVETARRLESEGRLSIEIGGGDEILV
- the fliF gene encoding flagellar basal-body MS-ring/collar protein FliF, with translation MGEWFENLFSQLAALSPARRMLLALSAMGSLAFFGWVVFGGAAPEYRAVFRGLPEDEAARVAEALAAEQIDYQLADGGTAVLVPAVEVAEARIRLAGKGLPSGGSAGFELFDKPAFGVTDFVHRVNYLRAVQGELARSIEQLDPVERARVQVVIPERRNVLSREERAPSASVVVRLRPGHELATEQVQAVVHLVASGLESLDAANVTVVDGSGRLLAPLEDGMPGSLGATGVSNYQERVEAELANRIETILEKTAGPDSVVARVRADLDWTEVETTEEVFDPDSQVARSERRSTETNNDEASGTAGGVPGVAANVPGGDAAFPPEPAVSSSRETETINYEISKSVSRRVVPMGRVERLSIAVLVADPIAPEGAEESAAPWTPEDLSLFEALARQAVGFDADRGDQITVRSAPFHAPEAIPLDAPSFWPQWSPLIVTLLRGLVAVVALLLFARLVVQPVVAALPEPAAAAPVAAAGLEEGGAGDLEALGGSAATAALGAGGVAPATEDGARALKNWLNQS